The Erigeron canadensis isolate Cc75 chromosome 4, C_canadensis_v1, whole genome shotgun sequence genome window below encodes:
- the LOC122597817 gene encoding prohibitin-1, mitochondrial-like, translating to MSSALIKLGAFLGVTAVAANSSLYNVEGGHRAIVFNRLVGVKDKVYPEGTHFRIPFIERAIIYDVRALPALIESDSGSRDLQKVNIGLRILHRPLPDQLPTIYRTIGQDYSQRVLPSIIHETLKAVVAQYNASQLITQREAVSREIRKVLIERAANFNLTLDDVSITKLTFGQEFTAAIEAKQVAAQEAERAKFIVEKAEQDKRSAIIRAQGEAKSAQLIGQAIANNPAFITLRKIEAAREIALTIAASTNKVMLNADNLLLNLTEMNLEKN from the exons ATGAGTTCAGCATTGATAAAGTTGGGAGCTTTTCTTGGAGTTACTGCGGTGGCAGCTAATAGCAGTTTGTATAATGTGGAAGGAGGACACAGGGCTATCGTTTTTAATCGTCTCGTTGGTGTTAAGGACAAg GTTTATCCTGAGGGGACACACTTCAGAATCCCCTTTATTGAAAGAGCCATCATCTATGATGTTCGTGCACTACCCGCTTTAATTGAAAGCGATTCTGGTAGCCGTGATCTGCAAAAG GTGAACATTGGTCTTAGAATCCTTCATCGCCCGCTTCCAGATCAACTACCTACAATTTATCGAACTATTGGTCAAGACTATAGTCAACGAGTTCTACCTTCAATTATTCATGAAACATTGAAAGCTGTGGTTGCTCAATATAATGCTAGCCAACTCATTACCCAAAGAGAG GCTGTTAGTAGAGAAATACGCAAAGTACTAATTGAGAGGGCAGCTAATTTCAACTTGACATTGGATGATGTGTCTATTACAAAGTTGACCTTTGGCCAAGAGTTCACTGCAGCTATTGAAGCAAAGCAAGTCGCTGCACAGGAAGCTGAGAGGGCGAAGTTTATTGTGGAAAAGGCTGAACAAGATAAGAGAAGTGCTATTATCAGAGCTCAG GGTGAGGCAAAAAGTGCACAGCTGATTGGTCAAGCTATTGCCAACAATCCAGCATTTATCACTCTCAGAAAGATCGAAGCTGCCAGAGAAATTGCACTCACAATCGCGGCTTCAACTAACAAAGTGATGCTGAATGCTGATAACCTGTTGCTGAATCTCACGGAAATGAATCTGGAAAAGAACTAG